GGAATACCTGGTAGGGTACGGGCGGCATGGGGAGCATGTTTTCGCTGGGAAGCATGTCGAGAAATGTCTGGAACTGGGGAAACTCCTCGACGTATTTGCGGAAGATGGGGGCTTCGGCAATAGCGGGAGACAAAGGGAGCCACCCGCCCCAGGTATAGAATTCGGCCGCGCGCTCGGGGTTCTCGAGTCCGCTCCAGAACTTGATGAACTCCCAGGCGCCCTGGACGCATGCCGCGCCGCGCGGGATGATCATGAAATTGCCGTTGACCCATCCCGCGTGTTCTTTTCCGCCCTTGGGCGGCGGAACGGGCCGGGTGATGTACTCGAGTTCGGGCGCGTACTTTCGCAGTTGCTCGACCCGCCACTGCCCGTCCGCCGTGATCGTGTATGACCCGCTGATAAACGGCCACTCGACGTTGCCAAGCCCGATTGCGAGCCCCGAGATGAACCGGACGACCTTGTCGAAGCCCAGCTTTCGGCGTTCGTCCACCAGAAACTGGAGGGCCGCCCGGTTTTCCGGCGTGTCAATCTGCACCTGGCCGGTCTTCCAGTCGTAGAACCCGCCGCCGAAGGCCGGGGCGTAGTCGTACAGGTTCTGTGGCATGAATCCGATGCGGATGAGGTCGCCGCTTTCATTGAACCGGTGAAGCTGCTGGCTCCATACGCACAATTCTTCGAGCGTTTCAGGAATATCATCGGGGGAGAGGCCGGCCTCGCGCAGATGGTCGAGGCGGATGTAGTTCGCGCGGATGTTGAGCCCCGTCGTGACTCCATAAAGCCTCCCTTGATACATGCCGATCTTCTGCGCGGCCGGATAGACCGTCTCCTGAAATTCCTGCCATTCCCCGGGCGTCATCAGGTCGTCGAGCGGGATGATGAGCTTGCTGTCGGCCCATTTCGGAATGACCGAGTTCCATTGCGCCATCACGTCTGGCGGGTCGCCGCCCGCGACTGCGAGCAGAAACTTCGAATCCGCCGCCGTGTACGGTATGGACAGCGGAATCACTTCATAGACGTTCTGGCTCTCGTTGAAGCGGTCTACGATGTCGTCGACCACGTCTTTCCATTCGGCGGTCCACATGTGCCAGAATCGGACGGGGATGCGGCCGGGGTATTTGCGCGGGGGCGGACCCGGCAATGCCAGCACCACGAGCGTCCCAATCGCGGCGGCAATGGCGGCGGCCCAGAGGGCCCGCGTCCGTCTGCGTGGCCGTATGTCTTCGATGTTGGACATTGGAGACTCGGGTTACCCGCCGTAATGCACCCATCGGTGGTGCGACCGGAAAATCACGATTGTGAGCATCATGACGACCACAAAGAGAATCCAGGCCATAGCGCTCGCATAC
The genomic region above belongs to Candidatus Hydrogenedentota bacterium and contains:
- a CDS encoding ABC transporter substrate-binding protein is translated as MSNIEDIRPRRRTRALWAAAIAAAIGTLVVLALPGPPPRKYPGRIPVRFWHMWTAEWKDVVDDIVDRFNESQNVYEVIPLSIPYTAADSKFLLAVAGGDPPDVMAQWNSVIPKWADSKLIIPLDDLMTPGEWQEFQETVYPAAQKIGMYQGRLYGVTTGLNIRANYIRLDHLREAGLSPDDIPETLEELCVWSQQLHRFNESGDLIRIGFMPQNLYDYAPAFGGGFYDWKTGQVQIDTPENRAALQFLVDERRKLGFDKVVRFISGLAIGLGNVEWPFISGSYTITADGQWRVEQLRKYAPELEYITRPVPPPKGGKEHAGWVNGNFMIIPRGAACVQGAWEFIKFWSGLENPERAAEFYTWGGWLPLSPAIAEAPIFRKYVEEFPQFQTFLDMLPSENMLPMPPVPYQVFLWDRLIQADEAAMRGTLTAEEALDRFEREIARERASRKELGYEE